In Nocardia yunnanensis, one DNA window encodes the following:
- the glp gene encoding gephyrin-like molybdotransferase Glp → MRSVEDQQIKVTAAAVAPRPVRVAISEAQGLLCAEDVVTERPLPGFDQAAIDGYAVRSVDVAGAGANIRDEDGNSVDLSLPVVGEVAAGSRQPIRLQPRQTVRVDTGAPLPTLADAVLPLENTDGGRARVKVYESVRSGDYVRRIGDDVQPGDLAVRAGTIIGPAQVGLLAAVGKDKVLVHPRPRLSVLSVGGELVDIDRTPGPGQVYDVNSYALAAAARDAGADVNRVGIVSADPKRLRDVVEGQLVRSEVVVIAGAVGGWASEQVREALEGLGELEITRVAMHPGSVQGFGLLGRDEVPTFLLPSNPVGALVVFEVMVRPLIRIALGRRHPMRRVVRARTILPIASIPGRRGYLRAQLMRDEQTGDYLVQPLGGPNGASSHLLATMAEANSLIVIEPDVTEVRTGDEVRVAFLAQRG, encoded by the coding sequence ATGCGCTCGGTTGAGGATCAGCAGATCAAGGTGACCGCCGCGGCTGTGGCCCCGCGCCCGGTTCGGGTCGCGATCAGCGAAGCCCAGGGACTGCTGTGTGCCGAGGACGTGGTCACCGAACGCCCGCTACCCGGTTTCGATCAGGCCGCCATCGACGGATACGCCGTGCGCAGCGTGGATGTCGCGGGCGCGGGCGCGAATATCCGCGACGAGGACGGCAATTCGGTGGATCTGAGCCTGCCGGTGGTCGGCGAGGTGGCCGCGGGCTCACGCCAGCCCATCCGGTTGCAGCCGCGCCAGACCGTGCGGGTGGACACCGGCGCGCCGCTGCCCACGCTCGCGGATGCCGTACTGCCGCTGGAGAACACCGACGGCGGCCGGGCCCGGGTGAAGGTCTACGAGTCGGTGCGCTCCGGCGACTACGTGCGCCGCATCGGCGACGACGTGCAGCCGGGTGATCTGGCGGTGCGGGCGGGCACCATCATCGGTCCCGCCCAGGTGGGTCTGCTGGCGGCGGTCGGCAAGGACAAGGTGCTGGTGCATCCGCGGCCGCGGCTGTCGGTGCTGTCGGTGGGCGGCGAACTCGTCGACATCGATCGCACGCCCGGTCCGGGCCAGGTCTACGACGTGAACTCCTACGCGCTGGCGGCCGCCGCGCGCGACGCCGGCGCGGACGTGAACCGGGTCGGCATCGTCAGCGCCGACCCGAAGCGGCTGCGGGATGTGGTGGAGGGCCAGCTGGTTCGCTCCGAGGTGGTGGTGATCGCGGGCGCGGTCGGCGGCTGGGCCTCGGAGCAGGTGCGCGAGGCCCTGGAGGGCCTGGGCGAGCTGGAGATCACCCGGGTGGCCATGCATCCGGGTTCGGTGCAGGGTTTCGGCCTGCTGGGCCGCGACGAGGTGCCGACCTTCCTGCTGCCGTCGAATCCGGTTGGCGCGCTGGTGGTTTTCGAGGTCATGGTGCGCCCGCTGATCCGGATCGCGCTGGGCCGCCGCCATCCCATGCGCCGGGTGGTGCGGGCGCGCACGATCCTGCCCATCGCCTCGATTCCGGGCCGGCGCGGCTATCTGCGCGCGCAGCTCATGCGCGACGAGCAGACCGGCGACTACCTGGTGCAGCCGCTGGGCGGGCCGAACGGCGCGTCCTCGCATCTGCTGGCGACCATGGCCGAGGCCAACAGCCTGATCGTCATCGAGCCGGACGTCACCGAGGTGCGTACGGGGGACGAGGTGCGGGTCGCGTTCCTGGCCCAACGAGGGTAG